A genomic stretch from Pontivivens ytuae includes:
- a CDS encoding alpha/beta hydrolase family protein — protein MSPVRLIVRGATALVLLLLGMMLYQERMLPVAVADVAATPGVFTEERLPRPMSFGRQGTTYVERDQGQRTFETDGVTWHMLDFGGSLTPRPAVVLFHGAGRTGLSQLDMWRAVARQHRLVLIAPDADGGWSIRQHGAGAVARILEAAGAEARIDSEQIFLFGHSAGGIHAQTLANGTDGPWQAVAVHAGTLPQRRIRAKEGAPDLLLILGTEDLNFPLDDGRASARALAEAGHDVLFRPVLGHDHWFYAIGPSIAATAWDWFAERG, from the coding sequence ATGTCCCCTGTTCGTTTGATTGTGCGGGGCGCGACCGCTCTCGTCCTCCTGCTCCTCGGCATGATGCTCTATCAGGAACGGATGCTGCCGGTGGCCGTCGCCGATGTCGCGGCGACACCCGGCGTCTTCACCGAAGAGCGGCTGCCGCGGCCCATGAGCTTCGGCAGGCAGGGCACGACCTATGTAGAGCGGGACCAGGGCCAGCGGACCTTCGAGACCGACGGCGTCACCTGGCACATGCTCGATTTCGGCGGCAGCCTCACGCCCCGGCCTGCGGTCGTGCTGTTTCACGGCGCGGGGCGCACAGGCCTGTCGCAACTCGACATGTGGCGCGCGGTGGCCCGGCAGCACCGGCTGGTGCTGATCGCGCCGGATGCGGATGGCGGCTGGTCGATCCGGCAGCACGGGGCCGGTGCCGTGGCGCGCATACTGGAGGCGGCAGGCGCCGAGGCGCGGATCGACTCCGAGCAGATCTTCCTCTTCGGGCACAGCGCCGGCGGGATCCATGCCCAGACGCTCGCCAACGGGACGGACGGCCCCTGGCAGGCCGTCGCCGTCCATGCCGGAACCCTGCCGCAGAGGCGCATCCGGGCGAAGGAAGGCGCGCCGGACCTGCTCCTGATCCTGGGCACCGAGGATCTCAACTTCCCGCTCGACGATGGCCGTGCCTCCGCCCGGGCGCTGGCCGAGGCGGGGCACGACGTTCTGTTCCGTCCCGTGCTGGGGCACGATCACTGGTTCTACGCGATCGGCCCCTCGATCGCCGCGACGGCGTGGGACTGGTTCGCAGAGCGCGGCTAG
- a CDS encoding HpcH/HpaI aldolase/citrate lyase family protein, with amino-acid sequence MSFKVQPQAPAVPNRCQLFGPGSRPAIFEKMAASAADVINLDLEDSVSPSDKDGARKNVIEAVNDIDWGNKTLSVRINGLDTPYWYRDVVDVLEQAGDRIDRFMIPKVGNAGDIYAVDALASAVEMAKGRTKRVGFEVIIETAAGLAHVEEIAAASPRMQAMSLGAADYAASMGMQTTGIGGTQENYYMVTPDRAQHWGDPWHAPIVAIVAACRTHGLLPVDGPFGDFSDDEGFTAQAKRSATLGMVGKWAIHPKQVALANEVFTPSDAQVTEAREILAAMEEAEKSGQGAAVYKGRLVDLASIRQAEVIVKQAEMIAG; translated from the coding sequence ATGTCCTTCAAGGTCCAGCCGCAGGCCCCCGCCGTTCCGAACCGCTGCCAGCTCTTCGGCCCCGGCTCGCGCCCCGCGATCTTCGAGAAGATGGCCGCCTCCGCCGCCGACGTGATCAACCTCGACCTGGAGGATTCGGTGAGCCCGTCCGACAAGGACGGCGCGCGCAAGAACGTGATCGAAGCGGTCAACGATATCGACTGGGGCAACAAGACGTTGTCGGTGCGCATTAACGGTCTAGACACGCCGTACTGGTATCGGGACGTGGTCGATGTGTTGGAGCAGGCAGGCGACCGGATCGACCGCTTCATGATCCCCAAGGTCGGCAATGCAGGCGACATCTACGCCGTCGATGCGCTGGCCAGCGCCGTGGAAATGGCGAAGGGCCGGACGAAGCGTGTCGGCTTCGAGGTCATCATCGAGACCGCCGCTGGCCTCGCCCATGTCGAGGAGATCGCGGCCGCCTCCCCCCGGATGCAGGCGATGAGCCTCGGCGCCGCGGACTACGCCGCCTCCATGGGGATGCAGACCACGGGGATCGGCGGCACGCAGGAGAACTACTACATGGTCACGCCCGACCGCGCGCAGCACTGGGGCGACCCGTGGCACGCGCCGATCGTGGCCATCGTCGCCGCTTGCCGCACCCACGGCCTGCTGCCGGTGGACGGGCCCTTCGGCGACTTCTCCGACGACGAGGGCTTCACGGCGCAGGCCAAGCGCTCCGCCACGCTCGGCATGGTCGGCAAGTGGGCGATCCACCCCAAGCAGGTGGCGCTCGCCAACGAGGTCTTCACGCCCTCCGACGCCCAAGTGACCGAGGCGCGCGAGATCCTCGCCGCGATGGAGGAGGCGGAGAAGTCCGGCCAGGGCGCCGCGGT